One region of Macadamia integrifolia cultivar HAES 741 chromosome 11, SCU_Mint_v3, whole genome shotgun sequence genomic DNA includes:
- the LOC122093902 gene encoding uncharacterized protein LOC122093902, with amino-acid sequence MLVGGNYQEWREKIENALIVMDNDLAIRKEKPSPLMESSMQDDNYRFEEEKVRHDARPVVVFTEELVDALTHFSVCSESLGCVYSSIFKSIHGNMIIWYGAWMKRSDDQKKLLHETLLSKLQHITSMAILLDNSFFNAYAGESKNGFPAAKFSTGDTILVNTMDLRSNGFDDNLPYLCLALFKSYFLKMEGLAAGVCFQCEDRPRVACLYVWKSLQACYSWLLNSDYRNTIHLYLEPFSPNIKYDIFKVVYVNSEDELNLGLFPPRVLENGGIDDEDQQKQEFEKELY; translated from the exons ATGCTGGTTGGGGGAAATTACCAGGAATGGAGGGAGAAAATTGAAAATGCTCTGATTGTTATGGACAATGATCTTGCAATTCGCAAAGAGAAACCTTCTCCTCTCATGGAATCAAGTATGCAAGATGACAATTATCGCTTTGAAGA agaaaaggTTCGCCATGACGCCAG GCCTGTGGTGGTCTTCACAGAGGAGCTTGTTGATGCCCTCACACACTTCTCTGTTTGTTCTGAGAGTCTTGGTTGTGTTTACAGCTCCATCTTCAAGAGCATCCATGGAAATATG ATCATATGGTATGGAGCTTGGATGAAGAGGTCTGATGATCAAAAGAAGCTACTTCATGAAACTCTT TTGTCCAAGTTGCAGCACATAACTAGTATGGCTATCTTGCTGGATAATAGCTTCTTCAACGCATATGCCGGAGAATCGAAGAACGGTTTTCCGGCGGCAAAATTCTCTACCGGCGACACGATTTTAGTGAACACAATGGACCTGAGATCAAATGGGTTTGATGATAACCTCCCCTACTTATGTTTAGCACTGTTCAAGTCTTATTTCTTGAAGATGGAAGGATTAGCGGCTGGGGTTTGTTTTCAATGTGAGGATAGGCCAAGGGTTGCATGTCTCTATGTGTGGAAGTCACTCCAAGCTTGTTATTCATGGCTTCTCAATTCTGATTATAGAAATACTATTCACCTCTACTTAGAGCCTTTCTCTCCTAATATCAAGTATGATATATTTAAAGTTGTTTATGTTAATAGTGAGGATGAATTGAATTTAGGGTTATTTCCTCCAAGAGTGCTGGAGAATGGGGGAATTGATGATGAGGATCAGCAGAAGCAGGAGTTTGAGAAAGAGCTGTATTAA
- the LOC122094257 gene encoding uncharacterized protein LOC122094257 — MPPKYIATDTQRQRYNGNKRTIRETLHTNKRNKNQAWLLKAQLAESSSTSSNSENFENQPSGLKGVFEPQNSTVHVLKKVPPCTHCGAKKFEYEPPSFCCCNGNVVLASTTVPDELYTLFTSQTSEAIEFRRYIRAYNNIFSFTSLGVHVDKDLANGKDGIYTFRAQGQLYHDLPPILPEKDNPCYLQLYFYDTDNELQNRMKVLQDSKLKEPIVSKLMDILSINPYARFFKSLKDVHLLENNEIIITSDVHLDQRVYNLPSVDQVAAIWVEGNNPHRTENCDIVIEGHSGKKHRVVHYYGCYNALQYPLLYPNGEVGWHRSIKQKNVTGRVLHDLTSEESIFNRECDFEGMFNY; from the exons atgccaccaaaatatatagCAACTGACACTCAACGTCAAAGATACAATGGAAATAAAAGGACCATTAGAGAAACCCTGCatacaaataaaagaaacaaaaatcagGCATGGCTACTGAAAGCCCAACTTGCCGAATCAAGTTCTACATCttcaaattctgaaaattttgaaaatcaaccATCTGGTTTGAAAG GAGTATTTGAACCACAAAATTCTACAGTACATGTACTTAAAAAAGTACCTCCATGTACCCATTGTGGAGCAAAGAAATTTGAATATGAACCACCTTCATTCTGTTGTTGTAATGGAAATGTTGTTTTGGCATCTACAACGGTTCCAGATGAATTATATACTTTATTTACTTCTCAAACATCTGAAGCCATTGAATTCCGTAGATATATACGTGCTTACAATAATATATTTTCCTTCACATCTCTTGGGGTTCATGTTGACAAAGATCTTGCAAATGGGAAAGATGGTATATATACCTTTAGAGCTCAAGGACAATTATATCATGATTTGCCTCCAATTTTGCCGGAAAAAGACAATCCATGCTATTTGCAATTATACTTTTATGATACTGATAATGAACTTCAGAATAGGATGAAAGTGTTACAAGATTCAAAACTCAAAGAGCCTATCGTGTCAAAACTAATGGATATTCTATCAATTAATCCATACGCAAGGTTCTTTAAAAGTTTGAAAGACGTTCATTTGTTGGAGAATAATGAGATTATAATCACAAGTGACGTACATCTTGATCAGAGAGTTTACAATTTACCATCAGTCGACCAAGTTGCAGCTATTTGGGTAGAAGGAAATAATCCCCATAGAACTGAAAATTGTGATATAGTAATAGAAGGACATTCAGGGAAGAAACATCGAGTGGTACATTATTATGGTTGTTATAATGCCTTACAATATCCTCTTTTATATCCAAATGGGGAAGTCGGCTGGCACAGGAGCATTAAACAAAAGAATGTAACAGGTAGAGTTTTGCATGATTTAACAAGCGAGGAGTCTATATTTAATAGAGAATGCGACTTTGAAGGTATGTTTAACTAttag
- the LOC122093903 gene encoding uncharacterized protein LOC122093903, producing the protein MRRRYLDAIALVQKYGKPNLFITMTCNPDWVEIQEELKQGQVPQDRLDLTARIFRAKLHDLKDQLFKKGILGKVAAHVHVVEFQKMGLPHAHILKIMHKDFKITNADVFDKFVCAEIPDFNEDPVLHEKVVKHMMHGPYGDLNKLNACMRNGVCKSRYPRSFIENTMQGKDSYPIYRRRNTGIQVKVRRHYLDNRWVVPYNSYILTRYDCHINVEICSGLKAIKYLYKYAYKGHDRVAVSISHGNGEYLLDEIKQYRDARWVSVLEAMWRIWNSI; encoded by the coding sequence ATGCGTCGAAGGTATCTTGATGCTATAGCTTTAGTACAAAAATATGGAAAACCTAATCTTTTCATCACTATGACATGCAATCCAGACTGGGTTGAGATACAAGAAGAATTAAAACAAGGCCAAGTTCCACAAGATAGACTAGATCTTACAGCTAGGATATTTCGAGCAAAGTTACATGATCTAAAAGATCAATTATTCAAGAAAGGGATCCTTGGTAAAGTGGCTGCACACGTACATGTtgttgaatttcaaaaaatggGGCTTCCACATGCACACATACTGAAAATTATGCACAAGGACTTCAAGATAACAAAtgctgatgtttttgataaatTTGTATGTGCAGAAATTCCAGATTTTAATGAAGATCCAGTTTTACATGAGAAAGTTGTGAAACATATGATGCACGGACCCTATGGAGATTTGAATAAACTAAATGCTTGTATGAGGAATGGAGTGTGTAAGAGTCGATATCCTCGTTCATTTATTGAAAATACCATGCAAGGTAAAGATTCTTACCCTATTTATAGACGAAGAAATACTGGAATACAAGTTAAGGTACGACGACATTATTTGGATAACAGATGGGTTGTTCCTTATAATTCATACATTTTGACAAGATATGATTGCCATATTAATGTTGAGATATGTTCTGGATTGAAGGCAATAAAGTACCTATACAAATATGCTTATAAAGGACATGATCGTGTGGCTGTTTCTATATCACATGGTAATGGAGAATATTTACTGGATGAAATCAAGCAATACAGAGATGCAAGATGGGTGTCAGTACTAGAAGCCATGTGGAGAATTTGGAATTCAATTTGA
- the LOC122093904 gene encoding ATP-dependent DNA helicase pif1-like, which yields MAKRQAIEALDRILQDIISNSEPFGGKVVIFGGDFRQVLPVVPCGTRTKTMDASLVMSYLWPKMKKLQLTTNMRAICDSSFSEFLLRVGNGEEPTEYEDLIHIPNEMVIKYDNEKKSEDELINAIFPALQQHAYSAEYITQRAILATKNETIDKLNDKLIDLFPGDSVTYYSFDSATDDAETQYPEEFLNSLAPKGLPPHKLVLKKNCPIMLLRNLNPSHGECNGTRMSNVVEPQQIETLRNFEAVNQESQHSDHSLFHKRRMKFYTGFANSSMIVALYYL from the exons ATGGCAAAACGTCAAGCAATTGAAGCGCTTGATAGGATATTGCAGGATATAATAAGCAACTCAGAACCATTTGGAGGAAAGGTTGTCATATTTGGAGGAGATTTTAGGCAAGTACTTCCAGTGGTTCCTTGTGGTACGAGAACAAAAACTATGGATGCAAGTTTAGTAATGTCATATTTATGGccaaaaatgaagaaattgcAATTGACAACCAATATGAGGGCAATCTGTGATTCTTCTTTCAGTGAATTTCTATTACGTGTTGGTAATGGGGAAGAGCCAACTGAATATGAAGATTTGATTCACATACCAAATGAAATGGTCATAAAATAtgacaatgaaaaaaaatctgaagatgAGTTGATAAATGCAATATTTCCTGCATTACAACAGCATGCATATTCGGCAGAATACATTACACAACGAGCAATATTAGCTACAAAGAACGAAACAATAGACAAATTAAATGACAAACTTATTGATCTATTTCCAGGAGATAGTGTTACGTATTATAGCTTTGATTCAGCAACTGATGATGCAGAAACTCAATATCCAGAAGAATTCCTCAATTCATTGGCTCCGAAGGGACTTCCACCTCATAAATTAGTTTTGAAGAAGAATTGTCCAATAATGCTTTTAAGGAATTTGAATCCTTCACATGGAGAATGTAATGGAACCCGTATG AGTAATGTAGTGGAACCTCAACAAATCGAGACTTTGAGAAATTTTGAGGCTGTCAACCAGGAATCACAACATTCAGATCACTCATTGTTTCAC AAGCGACGAATGAAGTTTTACACAGGCTTTGCAAATTCAAGTATGATAGTG GCTCTGTATTACCTTTAA
- the LOC122093905 gene encoding uncharacterized protein LOC122093905, with product MAFQRMGYGNHWKYYPPSSQGHSFILVATDYFIKWVEAIPIKVVSHVDVMKFLKQIIQKFGIPETITCDNGSMFIGDLILEFAMEHRITIIHSTSYYTRGTTPFSLTFGHDAVLPMEVTMKSLRVAQQHSLTPFKYSEAMLTELCVKALNYMQAQNMMVTKAYDKRVKPQEFREGPLVWKAILPIGAKTSLFGKWSPMWEGPFEIYPYRLQDLNRQIQLKPINEKYLKRYLSQVSPHGSEACRPSASKATSSKSSLNS from the exons ATGGCCTTTCAGAGGATGGGCTATGGAAATCATTGGAAATATTATCCTCCTTCCAGCCAAGGACATAGCTTCATACTGGTCGCAACGGACTACTTTATCAAGTGGGTGGAAGCCATTCCAATTAAAGTAGTGAGTCATGTGGATGTGATGAAGTTCTTGAAGCAGATTATTCAGAAGTTTGGCATTCCCGAGACCATAACCTGTGATAATGGGAGCATGTTCATAGGAGATTTAATACTGGAGTTTGCCATGGAACATAGAATCACCATCATTCATTCTACTTCATACTACACCCGAG GGACTACACCTTTCTCTTTAACATTCGGTCATGATGCGGTTTTACCAATGGAGGTTACTATGAAATCATTACGAGTTGCTCAACAGCATAGCTTGACTCCATTCAAATACAGCGAAGCTATGTTGACTGAATTATGTGTCAAGGCCTTGAACTACATGCAAGCTCAAAATATGATGGTGACCAAGGCATATGACAAGCGAGTTAAGCCTCAAGAATTCAGAGAGGGTCCACTGGTGTGGAAAGCTATCTTGCCAATTGGGGCTAAGACTAGCTTATTTGGTAAATGGTCTCCTATGTGGGAAGGACCATTCGAGATATACCCATATAGGTTGCAGGACCTCAACAGGCAGATCCAATTGAAACCGATCAATGAGAAATACTTGAAAAG ATACCTCTCCCAGGTTTCACCACATGGCTCAGAGGCTTGTAGACCTTCAGCCAGCAAGGCAACTTCCTCAAAGAGTTCCTTAAATTCCTGA
- the LOC122093907 gene encoding uncharacterized protein LOC122093907: protein MPWLVVGDFNAILASTEKRGPEAFNLEAAAEFGAMVDSCDLMALPYQGSRFTWTNNRRRGNVLARLDRSFCNNAWVEFFHEGVQQVLQKIGSDHAPIFISLVPDEKPNNCPFRFPRHWVEHKDFLSMVSASWSGWTLSTNLYRVAEKLKRLKGTLKLWAKTEFPNFNIELDQAKKEMEEVQKKIDEDGLDDFLFAQEADAKTRYFKAMEYYKKMWAEKSRIRWKKLGDRCTKFFHLSAKMRRIKNSIRCLKTDDGAIISEQSDLEHYMVEFFTNFHKATPVSGHPLILDCIPRELLQLDRDILDRIPSDLEIKKAVWSLDLASSPGPDGFPGEFFKHCWDIIAYDVCNTIRCFFISGIMPQGINNNFHLLIPKTEGADSLDKFRPLCMGNFICKIISKTLAMRLASFLPRIISREQGAFQRGKIIHTNIYLASELANLMSTATRGGGMGVKIDIKKAFDTIDWSFLFSIMRKFGFSETWIGWVHQLLDSAKISILLNGGPVGYFNVGRGLRQGDPLSPLLFVLAEEVLCRGLNMLIREKKIKPLNGPRGMPTPSHMLFADDIFKFINASIRYVKNLKSFLIMYEECSGQHISLEKSKVFLGNISAARKLIIGETMGIPICSFPTKYLSVEIFKGRVKKEFLLPVMDKVKARLAGWKGRLLSMAGRVELPRTAVTSIPMHSFSVYWWPSKLIKIMEKWIRNFIWTGDVDNCRSIIVSWDQCCKPKFEGGLGLRRLREINEALLSKAVWKTKHDDDPTYRFLKGRFPKADGSLRKGHRSSSIWTGFRKLWEFVSLNERWIIGNGRKINFLNDRWLGPKTIAELLETEQNSDEAFSGKVDRVIQNCERNFPNCQSSTMFEIIITIMEIPLPQYEFEDRCVWSPNSDRIFSTKSAWNTIRRKKDSISWEALIWSKKLKPRISIFAWRIMHGKLPTDAAVMKRGIPMASRCDLCRSSSEDLDHILVHCQYAERVWNIVCEWFNIPSRKHESLHALASWWKRKMKIVNLKEVWSIAFAISAENIWKERNGRRFEERQRQQRHVIEMIKNDIRETIPNVKTSIKSMNEILCCRRLGLNILSAGIKPPLKVYWCKPLTGWVKLNFDGSSLGNPGNVGAGAIMRDHNGRCLWSCSIYLGIRENYEAELEGLMHGLMKEKQLAIPFLWVESDSAALVMSIHQGKIPWMAMQRWNHLRQFLGSITWKITHNYREGNSVADFLAKKAAKSRCSTVNDVFPGHISDMMARDESSRPSYRFM from the coding sequence GCAGGTTCACTTGGACCAATAATAGGAGGAGAGGGAACGTGCTGGCCAGACTGGATAGAAGCTTTTGCAATAACGCTTGGGTTGAATTTTTTCATGAGGGAGTTCAGCAGGTTCTCCAGAAAATTGGCTCAGATCATGCgccaatctttatttctttagtTCCCGACGAAAAACCGAACAATTGCCCCTTCAGATTTCCTAGACACTGGGTGGAACATAAGGATTTTTTATCTATGGTAAGTGCTTCATGGAGCGGCTGGACTCTTAGCACCAACTTATATAGGGTTGCAGAGAAGCTTAAACGTCTTAAGGGCACCCTAAAGCTTTGGGCAAAAACTGAATTTCCGAATTTCAATATAGAGCTTGATCAGGCAAAAAAGGAGATGGAGGAGGTCCAAAAGAAAATTGACGAAGATGGTCTTGACGATTTTTTATTTGCTCAAGAGGCGGATGCCAAAACAAGGTATTTCAAGGCAATGGAATACTATAAAAAAATGTGGGCTGAAAAATCGAGGATTCGATGGAAGAAGCTTGGGGACAGATGTACAAAATTCTTCCACCTTTCGGCGAAGATGCGAAGAATTAAAAACTCTATTAGATGCTTAAAGACAGATGATGGCGCTATCATATCAGAGCAATCAGACCTGGAACACTATATGGTGGAATTTTTCACTAATTTTCACAAAGCAACGCCTGTGTCTGGGCATCCCTTGATCCTTGACTGCATCCCCCGCGAATTATTGCAGCTAGATAGAGACATTTTGGACAGAATCCCTTCAGATTTGGAGATCAAAAAGGCGGTCTGGAGCCTTGATCTTGCTAGCTCTCCCGGCCCAGATGGATTCCCTGGTGAGTTCTTCAAGCACTGCTGGGATATTATAGCATATGATGTTTGCAACACTATTCGCTGCTTCTTTATTTCTGGAATCATGCCTCAGGGGATCAACAATAATTTTCACTTACTTATCCCAAAGACTGAAGGGGCTGACTCTTTGGATAAATTCCGGCCCTTGTGTATGGGAAATTTTATTtgcaaaataatttctaaaactcTTGCTATGAGACTGGCAAGCTTCCTTCCGAGAATTATTTCTCGCGAGCAAGGGGCCTTCCAAAGGGGGAAAATAATTCATACAAATATATACTTGGCTTCGGAGCTAGCTAATTTGATGTCGACTGCGACGAGAGGAGGAGGGATGGGAGTTAAAATCGACATCAAGAAGGCCTTTGACACAATTGATTGGAGCTTTCTATTCTCAATCATGAGGAAATTTGGATTCTCTGAAACCTGGATTGGATGGGTTCATCAGTTGTTGGATTCTGCAAAAATCTCCATTCTTCTGAACGGAGGACCGGTGGGTTACTTTAATGTTGGTCGGGGGCTGAGGCAAGGTGACCCCTTATCTCCTCTCTTATTTGTTTTGGCTGAAGAGGTCCTGTGTAGAGGGCTCAATATGCTAATCcgagagaagaaaatcaaaccCCTAAACGGCCCTCGTGGGATGCCTACACCTAGTCATATGCTGTTCGCCGACGACATATTCAAATTCATCAATGCATCTATAAGGTACGTCAAGAATCTTAAATCCTTCTTAATTATGTATGAAGAATGCTCAGGTCAACACATCAGCTTGGAGAAGAGCAAGGTGTTTTTAGGGAACATCTCTGCTGCTAGAAAGCTGATAATAGGAGAGACGATGGGAATCCCAATTTGTAGTTTTCCCACTAAGTACTTGagtgtggaaattttcaaaggtaGAGTTAAGAAAGAATTCCTCCTCCCTGTGATGGACAAAGTTAAAGCGAGACTTGCGGGCTGGAAGGGAAGGCTACTCTCTATGGCAGGTAGAGTGGAGCTTCCCAGAACTGCGGTGACGAGCATTCCCATGCATAGCTTCTCTGTATACTGGTGGCCATCTAAGCTCATCAAGATCATGGAGAAGTGGATTCGCAACTTCATCTGGACTGGAGATGTTGATAATTGCAGATCTATCATAGTAAGTTGGGATCAGTGTTGCAAACCAAAATTTGAGGGTGGTTTAGGTCTGCGCAGGTTGAGGGAGATCAATGAAGCCTTGCTGTCCAAGGCGGTTTGGAAGACGAAGCATGATGACGACCCAACTTATAGATTTTTGAAAGGTCGCTTCCCTAAAGCAGATGGATCTCTTCGGAAAGGCCATAGGTCCTCTTCGATATGGACGGGTTTCCGGAAATTATGGGAGTTTGTCTCCTTAAACGAAAGATGGATCATCGGGAatggaaggaaaataaattttttaaatgatagaTGGCTGGGGCCTAAGACTATCGCTGAGCTTCTGGAGACAGAACAAAATTCAGACGAAGCATTCAGTGGTAAGGTTGATCGAGTCATTCAGAATTGCGAACGGAATTTCCCCAATTGCCAATCGAGTACAATGTTTGAAATCATCATCACAATCATGGAAATCCCTCTTCCCCAATATGAGTTCGAAGATAGGTGTGTTTGGAGCCCCAACTCTGATAGGATTTTTTCGACAAAATCAGCATGGAATACAATTAGGAGGAAAAAGGACTCAATCTCTTGGGAGGCGCTGATCTGGTCTAAGAAATTGAAACCGAGAATTTCTATCTTTGCGTGGAGAATCATGCATGGCAAACTACCTACTGATGCGGCGGTTATGAAAAGAGGAATCCCTATGGCTTCTAGATGCGACTTATGCAGAAGCTCGAGCGAGGATTTGGATCATATTTTGGTCCATTGTCAGTATGCAGAGAGAGTTTGGAATATTGTCTGTGAATGGTTTAATATTCCAAGTAGGAAGCATGAGTCCCTTCATGCTCTGGCttcatggtggaaaaggaaaatgaagataGTTAATCTAAAAGAGGTCTGGTCAATCGCCTTTGCCATTTCAGCTGAAAAcatttggaaagaaaggaatgGGCGCCGCTTTGAAGAAAGGCAGAGACAACAAAGGCATGTGATTGAAATGATTAAGAACGACATTAGAGAGACTATTCCTAATGTGAAAACATCAATCaaatccatgaatgaaattctTTGTTGCAGGAGGCTGGGTCTGAACATTCTTAGCGCGGGCATTAAACCCCCCCTGAAAGTTTATTGGTGCAAACCGCTAACGGGGTGGGTCAAGCTAAACTTTGATGGAAGCTCTCTTGGGAACCCTGGTAATGTAGGTGCAGGTGCAATCATGAGAGATCATAATGGCAGGTGTCTCTGGTCTTGCAGCATATATTTGGGGATTAGAGAAAATTATGAAGCAGAATTAGAAGGTCTAATGCATGGTCTCATGAAAGAAAAACAGTTAGCTATTCCATTCCTCTGGGTAGAATCAGATTCAGCGGCTCTGGTTATGTCAATTCATCAGGGAAAAATTCCATGGATGGCTATGCAGAGATGGAACCATCTAAGGCAATTCCTGGGAAGTATtacctggaaaatcactcacaaCTATAGAGAAGGGAACTCAGTGGCAGACTTCCTAGCCAAGAAAGCTGCAAAATCAAGATGCTCGACAGTAAATGATGTTTTTCCAGGCCATATCTCTGATATGATGGCGAGAGATGAATCTTCTAGACCCTCGTATAGATTTATGTAG